In Candidatus Roseilinea sp., one DNA window encodes the following:
- a CDS encoding DNA-binding response regulator → MHRALNETIRLILVDDHVMLRQGTAELLRREPDLQVVAEAGNGQEALELAHALKPDIVVMDIRMPVLNGIEATRHIRRSLPEVQVLVLTAHDDDQYVFSLLQAGASGYLLKTAPVSELVKAIRQVKAGESPLSPQIARKVVAHMRGDARPPTSDDGSVDALTPRELEVLQMLARGMSNQAIAEALYISDRTVQAHLTNIFAKMQVTSRLDAVLTAIRRGWLTLEP, encoded by the coding sequence ATGCATCGTGCGTTGAACGAAACGATTCGGCTGATTCTGGTGGACGACCACGTCATGCTGCGGCAGGGCACGGCCGAGTTGCTGCGCCGCGAGCCTGATCTGCAGGTGGTGGCCGAGGCAGGCAACGGTCAGGAGGCGCTCGAACTGGCTCATGCGCTCAAGCCGGACATCGTGGTGATGGATATCCGCATGCCGGTGTTGAACGGCATCGAAGCTACGCGTCACATTCGTAGGTCGCTGCCGGAGGTGCAGGTGCTCGTGTTGACGGCACATGACGACGACCAGTACGTCTTCTCGCTGCTGCAGGCCGGCGCCAGCGGCTACCTGTTGAAGACCGCGCCGGTGAGCGAACTGGTCAAAGCGATCCGGCAGGTGAAAGCCGGCGAGTCGCCGCTGTCGCCGCAAATCGCGCGCAAAGTGGTGGCGCACATGCGCGGGGATGCCCGGCCGCCGACAAGCGACGATGGCTCAGTGGATGCCCTCACGCCGCGCGAGCTTGAGGTGCTGCAGATGCTGGCGCGCGGCATGAGCAATCAGGCCATCGCCGAAGCGCTCTACATCAGCGACCGCACTGTGCAGGCCCATCTCACCAACATCTTTGCCAAGATGCAAGTCACTTCCCGGCTCGACGCCGTGTTGACAGCGATCCGGCGCGGCTGGCTGACGCTCGAACCTTGA
- a CDS encoding sugar ABC transporter permease translates to MNRASRPHVSPARALTYVFAVVMALWILLPIWLIGVMAFSEQAGVFRFPKPIFPQPFSTETMLFFLNSTGVLNAVRNSLVVAGITLVLAIAIGAPAGYAIARYLFPGREAFRVIVVSTRAFPIVILSIPLAVTFIRWGMYDSVFSLALMHTALALPFTILITSSVFASVPKDLEEAAMTLGCSPWQAFLRVAMPLALPGLAAATLFTFVISWNEVFAAVILTVRNRTLPALVLASLSESPLPYRFAGGFFLLVPSLIFMLFIRKYLFTLWGRVTK, encoded by the coding sequence ATGAACCGCGCATCCCGGCCGCATGTTTCGCCCGCTCGCGCGCTCACCTACGTCTTCGCTGTCGTCATGGCGCTGTGGATCCTGCTGCCGATCTGGCTGATCGGCGTGATGGCCTTCAGCGAGCAGGCCGGCGTTTTTCGCTTTCCGAAGCCAATCTTCCCGCAGCCGTTCTCGACCGAGACCATGCTGTTCTTCCTGAACTCGACCGGTGTGCTGAACGCAGTGCGCAACAGCCTGGTGGTGGCGGGCATCACGCTCGTGCTGGCCATCGCCATCGGCGCGCCGGCCGGTTACGCCATTGCCCGATATCTCTTCCCAGGACGCGAGGCGTTCCGCGTGATCGTGGTCTCGACGCGCGCCTTCCCCATCGTCATCCTTTCCATCCCGCTCGCAGTCACGTTCATCCGCTGGGGAATGTACGACTCGGTGTTCAGCCTGGCGCTCATGCACACCGCCCTGGCGCTGCCGTTCACCATCCTCATCACCAGCAGCGTGTTCGCCAGCGTGCCGAAGGATCTGGAAGAAGCCGCGATGACGCTGGGCTGCAGCCCGTGGCAGGCGTTTCTGCGCGTGGCCATGCCGCTGGCGCTGCCCGGCCTGGCTGCCGCGACGCTGTTCACATTCGTCATCTCGTGGAACGAGGTATTCGCCGCGGTGATCCTGACTGTGCGCAACCGCACCCTGCCGGCGCTGGTGCTGGCCTCGCTCAGCGAATCGCCACTGCCATATCGCTTCGCCGGTGGCTTCTTCCTGCTCGTGCCGTCACTCATCTTCATGCTGTTCATCCGCAAGTACCTGTTCACGTTGTGGGGCCGGGTGACGAAATGA
- a CDS encoding sugar ABC transporter permease yields the protein MVARCSQQLVPYLLLLPAAAFLLVFFAYPMVEAFGLAFAGPGGAFTLDNVRRAVTDVAFTPALETTLLLILIIIPVQFVLALAMALLVQAKLKGASFFLYVYAIPLAISELAAGIVWFSIFTDRGFINSLLVSLGVLERPFLFLSFQNTGWLIFAVVMAESWRATSIIMVILVAGLQSISHEYLEAADVFGATPWQRTWHVTLPLLKPSLQVALILRTILAFQVFAVALAVAGRGITLLAAEAYRWYNTYRDPGVAAVYAAIILVLSIASTLIFLYALRTPKEQSL from the coding sequence ATGGTCGCCCGCTGCTCTCAACAACTCGTCCCCTATCTGCTGCTGTTGCCAGCCGCCGCCTTTCTGCTGGTCTTCTTCGCCTACCCGATGGTCGAAGCGTTCGGCCTGGCTTTCGCCGGGCCGGGCGGCGCGTTCACGCTGGACAATGTCCGCCGAGCGGTGACCGACGTCGCGTTCACTCCCGCGCTGGAGACCACGCTCCTCCTGATTCTGATCATCATCCCGGTGCAGTTCGTGCTCGCGCTGGCGATGGCACTGCTGGTGCAGGCCAAGCTCAAGGGCGCGAGCTTCTTCCTATATGTCTATGCCATCCCGCTGGCCATCTCGGAGCTGGCGGCGGGCATCGTGTGGTTTTCCATCTTCACCGATCGCGGTTTCATCAACAGCCTGCTGGTCAGCCTGGGGGTGCTCGAGCGGCCGTTCCTGTTCCTGAGCTTTCAAAACACCGGCTGGCTGATCTTCGCCGTGGTGATGGCCGAGTCGTGGCGGGCGACTTCCATCATCATGGTCATCCTTGTCGCCGGCCTGCAATCCATCTCGCACGAGTATCTGGAAGCCGCCGACGTGTTCGGCGCGACGCCGTGGCAGCGCACCTGGCACGTCACGCTGCCGCTGCTCAAGCCCAGCCTGCAGGTGGCGCTCATCCTGCGCACGATCCTGGCCTTCCAGGTTTTCGCGGTCGCGCTGGCCGTCGCCGGGCGGGGGATCACATTGCTGGCCGCCGAGGCATACCGCTGGTACAACACCTATCGCGACCCTGGCGTGGCCGCCGTCTACGCCGCCATCATTCTCGTTCTATCCATCGCCAGCACGTTGATCTTCCTTTACGCGCTGCGCACGCCGAAGGAGCAATCGCTATGA
- a CDS encoding serine protease, which produces MIRTAARTLVLIGLTLGLALIQADHAGAATRAPTAGDRSPRIHLIEVTGVINPLTTSYLQRALAEAERDSAELVIMRLDTPGGLDAAMREMTQVMLSSPVPVAVYVSPAGARAASAGMFLTLAAHVAAMAPGTNIGAAHPVALGAEVDETRMQKIAQDAAAMARSLAAARGRNPEWAERAVLDSISLTSAEALQHGLIDLVAADMDDLFVQLDGRLVNTVAGPVALRTAGAQTVPAPMNFAERLLHIVTDPNIAYLLLSLGAIALVIELQIPGFGLPGAVGVISLALAFVAFGSLPLNWAGIALIAPGILLIVVEVLSPGFGAPGLAGIAFFALGSLMLYRPFTPPTPTMPVVAVSPWLVGGVTASVTAFLFLAVGKGLRAQRLPVLSDAAQRLAGAEGFVRTEVGRANAVGVVQIGSETWSAIADAAEDGALPIRVGERVAVIGVKGIALRVRRVGTPGPDTDVKQGRTGG; this is translated from the coding sequence ATGATCCGCACGGCGGCCCGCACCCTCGTTCTGATCGGGCTGACCTTGGGCCTTGCCCTGATCCAGGCCGACCACGCAGGCGCCGCAACACGGGCACCAACGGCCGGCGATCGTTCGCCGCGCATTCATCTCATTGAAGTCACAGGCGTCATCAACCCACTCACCACGAGCTATCTGCAACGCGCCTTGGCCGAAGCTGAGCGCGACTCCGCCGAGCTGGTCATCATGCGCCTGGACACGCCGGGCGGCCTGGACGCCGCGATGCGGGAGATGACTCAGGTCATGCTCTCGTCGCCTGTGCCAGTCGCGGTGTATGTCTCGCCCGCCGGGGCGCGCGCAGCATCCGCCGGCATGTTCTTGACGCTGGCCGCTCATGTGGCCGCGATGGCGCCCGGCACCAACATTGGCGCGGCACACCCCGTTGCACTTGGCGCAGAAGTAGACGAGACGAGGATGCAAAAGATCGCTCAGGACGCCGCCGCCATGGCGCGCTCGTTGGCTGCAGCGCGCGGGCGCAACCCGGAGTGGGCGGAACGTGCCGTGCTCGATAGCATCTCGCTGACCAGCGCAGAGGCGCTGCAACATGGCCTGATTGATCTCGTGGCCGCAGACATGGATGATTTGTTCGTCCAGCTCGACGGGCGGCTCGTCAACACTGTGGCTGGCCCTGTTGCACTGCGCACTGCCGGCGCACAGACGGTTCCGGCGCCGATGAACTTCGCCGAGCGCCTCCTGCACATCGTCACCGACCCGAACATCGCGTATCTGTTGCTGAGCCTGGGCGCGATCGCGCTCGTGATCGAGTTGCAGATTCCTGGCTTTGGCTTGCCGGGCGCAGTGGGCGTGATTTCGCTGGCGCTGGCGTTTGTGGCGTTCGGCAGCTTGCCGTTGAACTGGGCGGGCATCGCGTTGATCGCCCCAGGCATCCTCTTGATCGTCGTCGAGGTGCTCTCGCCCGGCTTTGGGGCACCGGGTCTGGCCGGGATTGCCTTCTTCGCACTTGGATCGCTCATGCTGTATCGGCCTTTCACTCCGCCCACGCCCACGATGCCGGTCGTTGCGGTCAGTCCGTGGCTGGTTGGGGGTGTCACTGCCAGTGTTACGGCGTTCCTCTTCCTGGCTGTGGGGAAAGGGCTGCGTGCCCAGCGCCTACCCGTGCTCAGCGATGCCGCGCAGCGGTTGGCGGGCGCTGAAGGATTCGTACGCACCGAAGTGGGGCGAGCCAACGCCGTTGGCGTCGTGCAGATCGGCAGCGAGACCTGGTCGGCAATTGCCGATGCGGCTGAAGACGGCGCATTGCCCATCCGCGTCGGCGAGAGAGTGGCAGTCATCGGTGTGAAAGGCATCGCACTGCGTGTGCGGCGGGTAGGCACGCCTGGGCCGGATACAGATGTCAAGCAAGGGAGAACAGGAGGGTAA
- a CDS encoding universal stress protein UspA, protein MIQHILLATDGSAAAERAASLAASLAIRFNAKLTVLHAFQPIPFLLGEPNYSHALDRALEGATHLLGNVKKRLSEMGVHTVETDFVEGPPADVILGVADTRKPDLLVIGSRGLSTWQGAFLGSVSAAVVQRAECPVLVVK, encoded by the coding sequence GTGATCCAGCATATCCTGTTGGCTACCGACGGCTCCGCAGCAGCCGAGCGCGCCGCCAGCCTCGCAGCGTCGCTGGCCATCCGCTTCAACGCCAAGCTGACGGTCTTACACGCCTTTCAGCCCATCCCCTTCTTGCTGGGCGAGCCCAATTACAGCCACGCCCTTGATCGGGCGCTGGAAGGCGCCACCCACCTGCTGGGCAATGTGAAAAAGCGCCTGAGCGAGATGGGGGTGCACACCGTCGAGACGGACTTCGTGGAAGGGCCGCCTGCCGACGTCATCCTAGGCGTGGCCGACACGCGCAAGCCCGATCTGCTCGTGATCGGCTCGCGCGGGTTGAGCACATGGCAGGGCGCTTTTCTGGGCAGCGTCAGCGCCGCCGTCGTCCAGCGCGCAGAATGCCCTGTGCTAGTGGTCAAGTGA
- a CDS encoding ABC transporter substrate-binding protein, translating into MKRFRTPTKLAALSVAFGLLLAACQMPPMPAAQQPPQVVEVTREVLVEVTPAPVNYGEVVWLSTQLRPVGEAERVRGVILRGFPGQVDFIPEDEGPFIDRIAAETQAGRGTVSLLGALHGNFSSMVTANQLMDLTELKGRLMDRGIPDEFWKLAQFGTDKTYYVPWMQATYTMVANKKALEYLPEGADMNALTYEQLLEWAKNMREATQENKLGIPAGEAALLHRFFQGFLLPAFTGGVVTTFASEDAEKAWQYMKELWEYVNPQALTYNFMQDHLLAEEVWVAWDHVARTKDALEQRPDDFVALPVPAGPKGRASMPVIAGLGIPVTAPNVEGAEALIEFLTRPDTQVTTLREVGFFPMVDVEFPGFVTPGIRAQGEVVLKQANAPDALAVLLPVGLGPKNGDFNKIFRDTFTAIVINNEDIAATLASQKDVLNALMKEVGAPCWAPDPDSNGLPCQAE; encoded by the coding sequence ATGAAAAGATTCCGCACACCGACGAAACTGGCGGCGCTGAGCGTCGCCTTCGGCTTGTTGCTGGCGGCTTGCCAGATGCCGCCCATGCCCGCTGCCCAGCAACCGCCCCAGGTCGTGGAGGTCACCCGCGAAGTGCTGGTAGAGGTCACCCCTGCGCCGGTGAACTACGGCGAGGTGGTGTGGCTGTCCACGCAACTGCGCCCGGTCGGCGAGGCCGAGCGCGTGCGCGGCGTGATCCTGCGCGGCTTCCCAGGCCAGGTTGACTTTATCCCGGAGGACGAAGGGCCGTTCATTGACCGCATCGCCGCGGAAACCCAGGCCGGCCGGGGCACGGTCTCCCTGCTGGGCGCGCTGCACGGCAACTTCTCCAGCATGGTCACCGCCAATCAGCTCATGGACCTGACCGAGTTGAAGGGTCGCCTGATGGATCGCGGCATTCCTGATGAATTCTGGAAGCTGGCGCAGTTCGGCACAGATAAGACCTACTACGTGCCATGGATGCAGGCCACCTACACCATGGTCGCCAACAAGAAGGCGCTCGAATACCTGCCGGAAGGCGCTGACATGAACGCGCTGACCTACGAGCAACTGCTGGAATGGGCCAAGAACATGCGGGAGGCGACGCAGGAGAACAAGCTGGGCATCCCGGCTGGCGAGGCCGCGCTGTTGCATCGCTTCTTCCAGGGCTTCTTGCTGCCGGCCTTCACCGGCGGCGTGGTCACGACCTTTGCGTCCGAAGACGCCGAGAAGGCCTGGCAGTACATGAAGGAGTTGTGGGAATACGTCAACCCGCAGGCGCTGACCTATAACTTCATGCAGGATCATCTGTTGGCAGAGGAAGTGTGGGTGGCATGGGATCACGTCGCGCGCACCAAGGATGCGCTGGAGCAGCGCCCCGATGACTTCGTGGCGTTGCCGGTGCCGGCCGGGCCGAAGGGACGCGCCTCCATGCCGGTGATCGCCGGTTTGGGCATCCCGGTGACTGCGCCGAACGTCGAGGGCGCCGAGGCGCTGATCGAATTTCTGACCCGCCCCGACACTCAGGTCACCACGCTACGGGAAGTGGGCTTCTTCCCCATGGTGGACGTCGAGTTTCCCGGCTTCGTTACCCCGGGCATTCGGGCACAGGGTGAGGTCGTCTTGAAGCAGGCCAATGCGCCCGACGCGCTGGCGGTACTGCTGCCGGTCGGCCTGGGGCCGAAGAACGGCGACTTCAACAAGATCTTCCGCGACACCTTCACTGCCATCGTCATCAACAACGAGGACATTGCAGCCACGCTGGCTTCGCAGAAGGACGTGCTGAATGCGCTGATGAAGGAGGTGGGCGCGCCGTGCTGGGCGCCGGACCCGGACAGCAACGGGCTGCCGTGCCAGGCGGAGTGA